In the Leifsonia sp. 466MF genome, one interval contains:
- a CDS encoding acyl-CoA dehydrogenase family protein, whose translation MPFETIAGDFYGFENLLSDREKDFITTLRAQLESEVKPIVNEYWEKAEFPHQIIDVLHRNGAIGLGFPETAPFENSAVFRGWVALELARVDASVSTYVGVQNGLALGAIGVCGSDEQRAEWLPKLASGEVLGAFGLTEPTSGSDSAQGLKTVATRDGDNWVLNGSKRWIGNATFSDITVIWAKSAEDGQVKGFIVPTSTPGYTATKIEGKQSLRIVQNADITLENVVVPESLRLQNANSFKDTARVLRLTRAEVAWAAVGVAVGAYEAALRYTKERVQFGKPIASHQLIQDLLVKSIGNITASIGLCTRVSQMLDDGEQRDEHSALAKAFATARMRETVAWCREALGGNGIVLDYDVARFFADAEALYSYEGTREMNTLIVGRAITGQAAFV comes from the coding sequence ATGCCCTTCGAGACCATCGCCGGCGACTTCTACGGCTTCGAGAACCTCCTCTCCGACCGCGAGAAGGACTTCATCACCACACTGCGCGCGCAGCTGGAGTCCGAGGTGAAGCCGATCGTCAACGAGTACTGGGAGAAGGCGGAGTTCCCGCACCAGATCATCGACGTGCTGCACAGGAACGGCGCCATCGGACTCGGATTCCCGGAGACCGCTCCGTTCGAGAACTCCGCCGTGTTCCGCGGCTGGGTCGCACTGGAGCTGGCGCGGGTGGACGCCTCGGTGAGCACCTACGTCGGCGTGCAGAACGGTCTCGCCCTCGGCGCGATCGGCGTCTGCGGCTCGGACGAGCAGCGCGCCGAGTGGCTTCCGAAGCTGGCGAGCGGCGAGGTGCTCGGCGCCTTCGGCCTCACGGAGCCGACCTCCGGCTCCGACTCCGCGCAGGGCCTCAAGACCGTGGCGACCCGCGACGGCGACAACTGGGTGCTGAACGGCTCCAAGCGCTGGATCGGCAACGCCACGTTCAGCGACATCACCGTGATCTGGGCGAAGAGCGCGGAGGACGGCCAGGTCAAGGGCTTCATCGTCCCCACCTCGACGCCGGGCTACACGGCCACGAAGATCGAGGGGAAGCAGTCCCTCCGGATCGTGCAGAACGCCGACATCACGCTCGAGAACGTCGTCGTCCCCGAGTCGCTCCGCCTGCAGAACGCGAACAGCTTCAAGGACACCGCCCGGGTGCTCCGCCTCACCCGCGCCGAGGTCGCCTGGGCGGCCGTGGGTGTCGCGGTCGGCGCCTACGAGGCCGCCCTGCGCTACACGAAGGAGCGCGTCCAGTTCGGCAAGCCGATCGCCTCCCACCAGCTCATCCAGGACCTCCTGGTCAAGTCGATCGGCAACATCACGGCCTCGATCGGTCTGTGCACCCGCGTCTCGCAGATGCTCGACGACGGCGAGCAGCGCGACGAGCACTCGGCCCTGGCGAAGGCCTTCGCGACGGCGCGGATGCGCGAGACGGTCGCCTGGTGCCGCGAGGCCCTCGGCGGAAACGGCATCGTGCTCGACTACGACGTCGCCCGCTTCTTCGCGGATGCCGAAGCCCTCTACTCCTACGAGGGCACGCGCGAGATGAACACGCTCATCGTCGGGCGCGCGATCACGGGCCAAGCGGCGTTCGTCTGA
- the manA gene encoding mannose-6-phosphate isomerase, class I, whose protein sequence is MFVRIGNTPRDYAWGSTTAIAGLLGTEPSGGPEAELWLGAHPGSPARVLDPALAGGAHDLAAWERTSDLPYLLKVLAAAGPLSLQAHPSPEQARAGFERENAAGLAPDSPERNYKDPFHKPELIFALSDPFEALCGFRDPEESRQAFERLAAATPGGAVLAGFARTLVGEPGAVLRRATEWLLGEDPDVDLLVAEVVRAARALPDDRDADTVRMLVEAFPGDPGIVLALLLNRATLRPGQVLYLPAGNIHAYLRGLGIELMAASDNVLRGGLTRKRIDVPELVSVLDFTPIEATPLAPEHPAAGVETFRPDVPDFALEHIVVDDGGPTTVRLPGTAIALVTDGEVELSGANDTVTLARGESAVVIDETELTVSGHGTVFVAHPNS, encoded by the coding sequence ATGTTTGTGCGCATCGGCAACACCCCACGCGACTACGCGTGGGGCTCCACGACCGCGATCGCGGGCCTCCTCGGCACGGAGCCGAGCGGCGGACCGGAGGCGGAGCTGTGGCTCGGTGCGCATCCCGGCTCCCCCGCCCGGGTGCTCGACCCCGCACTCGCCGGCGGCGCACACGATCTTGCCGCCTGGGAGCGCACGAGCGACCTCCCGTACCTGCTGAAGGTGCTGGCCGCTGCAGGGCCGCTGTCGCTGCAGGCGCATCCCTCGCCGGAGCAGGCCCGTGCCGGTTTCGAGCGGGAGAACGCGGCAGGGCTCGCGCCCGACTCTCCGGAGCGCAATTACAAGGACCCGTTCCACAAGCCGGAGCTCATCTTCGCGCTGAGCGATCCCTTCGAGGCCCTGTGCGGGTTCCGTGACCCGGAGGAGTCGCGCCAGGCCTTCGAGCGCCTCGCGGCCGCCACCCCCGGCGGCGCGGTGCTCGCCGGATTCGCCCGCACCCTCGTCGGCGAGCCCGGCGCCGTCCTGCGGCGGGCGACCGAATGGCTGCTCGGCGAGGACCCGGATGTCGACCTGCTCGTCGCGGAGGTGGTCCGCGCGGCGCGCGCCCTACCGGACGACCGCGACGCCGACACGGTGCGGATGCTCGTCGAGGCCTTCCCGGGCGACCCCGGGATCGTTCTCGCCCTGCTGCTGAACCGTGCGACCCTGCGCCCGGGCCAGGTGCTCTATCTGCCCGCTGGCAACATCCACGCCTACCTCCGCGGTCTGGGGATTGAACTCATGGCGGCCTCCGACAACGTGCTCCGCGGCGGGCTGACCCGCAAGCGCATCGACGTGCCCGAGCTGGTGAGCGTGCTCGACTTCACGCCGATCGAGGCCACTCCGCTCGCCCCGGAGCACCCGGCCGCCGGGGTGGAGACCTTCCGGCCGGATGTGCCCGACTTCGCCCTGGAGCACATCGTCGTCGACGACGGAGGACCCACGACGGTCCGCCTCCCCGGCACCGCCATCGCCCTCGTCACCGACGGAGAGGTGGAGCTGAGCGGCGCGAACGACACGGTGACTCTCGCCCGCGGCGAGTCGGCGGTCGTCATCGACGAGACCGAGCTCACGGTCAGCGGCCACGGCACGGTGTTCGTCGCGCACCCGAACTCCTGA
- a CDS encoding O-antigen ligase family protein: protein MTSPRATLPARIAVARTATGTAENAFAALVLFTLFAGDFWRNTISWPGYFVLAGVLAVGSAVLIVRSRPRFHWRTTPKTLVLFLVLAIASIAWSAYPGASALGVVSTLVTTLAGVFLGVRLGWPGLLSALGNAFRWILGLSLVFELVVALFVRRPVLPLTPVYAVPEGKLPQAFYWSRDLLFHGGPIQGIVGNSNLLAMIALLAIVVFAIQVADRTTRHGSALGWLIVAVLTLALTRSATVIAAALVTAVVLAFALWARRAGAERRGPVYLVAIVVVAAVIVGVSLFSSRIPALFGKSEDLTGRLDIWAAVTRLAQERPAFGWGWVSYWAPWVKPFDGLATRNGVEYLQAHNAWLDVWLQLGIVGLVVFILLVLTTFGRAWFLAVDRPRSTIVDDQPYRAVALLPLLLLGALIAQSFAESRILIEGGWALLVALSVATKRAANLTAP from the coding sequence GTGACATCGCCCCGCGCCACGCTCCCTGCTCGCATCGCCGTCGCGCGCACCGCGACCGGCACGGCGGAGAACGCGTTCGCCGCGCTCGTGCTGTTCACCCTGTTCGCCGGCGACTTCTGGCGCAACACGATCAGCTGGCCGGGGTACTTCGTCCTCGCCGGAGTGCTCGCCGTCGGCAGCGCGGTGCTCATCGTGCGGTCGCGGCCGCGCTTCCACTGGCGGACCACGCCCAAGACGCTCGTGCTGTTCCTTGTTCTGGCGATCGCATCCATCGCGTGGTCGGCGTACCCGGGGGCGAGCGCGCTCGGCGTCGTCTCGACGCTCGTCACGACGCTCGCCGGCGTCTTCCTCGGCGTGCGACTGGGCTGGCCGGGTCTGCTCAGCGCTCTCGGCAACGCGTTCCGCTGGATCCTGGGCCTCTCGCTGGTTTTCGAACTCGTCGTCGCCCTCTTCGTTCGGCGGCCGGTACTCCCTCTGACCCCGGTGTACGCGGTGCCGGAGGGGAAGCTCCCCCAGGCGTTCTACTGGAGCCGCGACCTGCTCTTCCACGGCGGCCCGATCCAGGGCATCGTCGGCAACAGCAACCTGCTCGCCATGATCGCGCTGCTGGCCATCGTGGTCTTCGCCATCCAGGTCGCCGACCGGACGACACGCCACGGCTCGGCGCTGGGCTGGCTGATCGTGGCGGTGCTGACCCTCGCCCTGACCCGCTCCGCGACAGTCATCGCCGCCGCGCTGGTGACCGCCGTCGTGCTGGCGTTCGCGCTGTGGGCCCGCCGTGCCGGCGCCGAACGACGGGGTCCCGTCTACCTGGTGGCGATCGTCGTGGTGGCGGCCGTGATCGTCGGCGTCTCGCTGTTCTCCTCGCGCATCCCGGCTCTGTTCGGGAAGAGCGAGGACCTCACCGGGCGTCTCGACATCTGGGCGGCCGTCACGCGCCTGGCCCAGGAACGCCCGGCCTTCGGGTGGGGATGGGTCAGCTACTGGGCGCCGTGGGTGAAGCCCTTCGACGGGCTGGCCACCCGCAACGGCGTCGAATACCTGCAGGCGCACAACGCCTGGCTCGACGTGTGGCTGCAGCTCGGGATCGTGGGGCTCGTCGTCTTCATCCTGCTGGTCCTCACCACGTTCGGCCGCGCCTGGTTCCTCGCGGTGGACCGCCCCCGCTCCACGATCGTCGACGACCAGCCGTACCGCGCGGTCGCGCTGCTTCCCCTGCTGCTCCTCGGGGCCCTGATCGCCCAGAGCTTCGCGGAGAGCCGCATCCTGATCGAAGGCGGCTGGGCTCTCCTCGTGGCGCTCTCGGTGGCCACCAAGCGGGCCGCGAACCTGACGGCCCCGTAG
- a CDS encoding O-antigen ligase family protein: MATPRRTLVPPAAIEFLGSARFTSTLALLAVITGFSTHAIRGLIGWPGLIGALAVLVVLAALSFAAQWRLIEWHGLLPISALLFVGWCAASILWSQYQWATLTGVVYQLIFAFLAVYIALVRDAIQIVRVVGDALRFLLTLSLALEVLSGLLLDAPIRFLGIQGNIALGGPIQGLFGTRNQLSIVALIAFVTFLVELRTRSVRPPVAAYSITLAGLCILLAHSPVIAAVSVVVGLATLALYLLRKAPTNQRPYFQWGLAILTVAALVTAYIYRTRVIDLLNARSDFQVRYQLWIQIWQLIPVQQTVGWGWIGAWPTDLYPFTAIQANTGVYHSDGLNAYLDVYLQVGVIGLLLFVALIALAFSRSWLLASNRRSVVYAWAPLVLVALLVTSVFESSILVESGWMVLVICTVKASQGMSWRLRLPHRDAS, from the coding sequence ATGGCAACGCCCCGTCGAACCCTGGTGCCGCCCGCGGCCATCGAGTTCCTCGGTTCCGCCCGTTTCACCTCGACGCTCGCCCTGCTGGCGGTGATCACCGGGTTCTCGACGCACGCCATCCGCGGTCTGATCGGCTGGCCGGGCCTGATCGGCGCTCTGGCAGTGCTTGTGGTGCTCGCGGCCCTGTCGTTCGCTGCGCAGTGGCGGCTGATCGAGTGGCACGGCCTGCTGCCCATCTCGGCCCTGCTGTTCGTCGGATGGTGTGCCGCGTCCATCCTGTGGAGCCAGTACCAGTGGGCGACGCTCACCGGGGTGGTCTACCAGCTGATCTTCGCCTTCCTCGCCGTGTACATCGCCCTCGTTCGCGACGCCATCCAGATCGTCCGCGTCGTCGGCGACGCCCTGCGCTTCCTGCTCACGCTGTCGCTGGCGCTCGAGGTGCTGAGCGGACTGCTGCTGGATGCGCCGATCCGGTTCCTCGGCATCCAGGGCAACATCGCCCTCGGCGGCCCGATCCAGGGGCTGTTCGGCACCCGCAACCAGCTCAGCATCGTGGCCCTGATCGCGTTCGTGACGTTCCTCGTCGAACTCCGCACCCGATCGGTGCGCCCGCCGGTCGCGGCCTACTCGATCACGCTCGCCGGGCTGTGCATCCTGCTCGCCCACTCCCCCGTCATCGCGGCGGTCTCGGTGGTCGTCGGCCTCGCCACCCTCGCGCTCTACCTGCTGCGAAAGGCGCCGACGAACCAGCGCCCCTACTTCCAGTGGGGACTCGCGATCCTCACCGTCGCGGCACTCGTGACGGCTTACATCTACCGCACGCGCGTGATCGACCTGCTCAACGCGCGCTCCGACTTCCAGGTGCGCTACCAGCTGTGGATCCAGATCTGGCAGCTGATCCCGGTGCAGCAGACGGTCGGGTGGGGATGGATCGGCGCGTGGCCGACGGACCTCTACCCGTTCACGGCCATCCAGGCGAACACCGGCGTCTATCACTCGGACGGATTGAACGCGTACCTCGACGTCTACCTCCAGGTCGGCGTGATCGGCCTGCTGCTCTTCGTCGCCCTGATCGCGCTGGCGTTCAGCCGCTCCTGGCTGCTCGCCTCCAACCGCCGCAGCGTGGTCTACGCCTGGGCGCCGCTCGTGCTCGTCGCGCTGCTGGTCACGAGCGTCTTCGAGAGCTCGATCCTGGTCGAGTCCGGCTGGATGGTGCTCGTCATCTGCACGGTCAAGGCGTCGCAGGGGATGAGCTGGCGCCTCCGTCTGCCGCATCGCGACGCGAGCTGA
- a CDS encoding DUF2304 domain-containing protein, which translates to MSLTAYILGILAALLTLGVVIEMMRRKRMRERHAIWWLLAGTLALIIGVFPGILNWTAELLGVGVGTNLVFFVSIAVLFLVCIQASAELTTLEDKTRSLAEQTVLLQLRVKELERRLGADDDRASDAGTPPAA; encoded by the coding sequence GTGAGTCTCACCGCCTACATCCTCGGCATCCTCGCCGCACTGCTCACCCTGGGTGTCGTCATCGAGATGATGCGCCGCAAGAGGATGCGCGAACGGCACGCCATCTGGTGGCTGCTCGCCGGCACGCTGGCGCTCATCATCGGCGTGTTCCCGGGCATCCTGAACTGGACGGCCGAACTCCTGGGTGTCGGGGTCGGCACGAACCTCGTGTTCTTCGTCAGCATCGCCGTGCTGTTCCTGGTCTGCATCCAGGCGAGCGCCGAGCTCACGACCCTCGAGGACAAGACCCGGTCGCTCGCCGAGCAGACGGTGCTGCTGCAGCTGCGCGTCAAAGAGCTCGAACGGCGGCTCGGCGCCGACGACGATCGCGCGTCGGACGCGGGCACGCCTCCCGCGGCCTGA
- a CDS encoding glycosyltransferase family 2 protein, which yields MPTSLAQTLIVVPAFNEEASVGAVVHEIAEKLPGVSVLVVDDGSADTTSVVAAEAGAEVARLPFNMGVGGAMRFGFKYALEHGFSNVIQIDADGQHDPGNVPALLAALENADLAIGARFAGAGDYTVRGPRKWAMRMLSRTLSRTAGTTLSDTTSGFKASGPRAVALFARNYPAEYLGDTIEALVIAARAGCRIVQVPVIMRPRAAGVPSHNPLKAATYLGRAFLALGFALFRPIAPAERQLNAS from the coding sequence ATGCCCACCTCGCTCGCACAGACGCTGATCGTCGTGCCCGCCTTCAACGAGGAGGCCTCCGTCGGTGCCGTCGTCCACGAGATCGCCGAGAAGCTGCCCGGCGTGAGCGTGCTCGTCGTCGATGACGGATCGGCCGACACGACCAGCGTCGTCGCGGCCGAGGCCGGTGCCGAGGTTGCGCGGCTCCCGTTCAACATGGGGGTCGGCGGCGCGATGCGCTTCGGCTTCAAGTACGCGCTGGAGCACGGCTTCAGCAACGTCATCCAGATCGACGCGGACGGCCAGCACGACCCGGGCAACGTCCCCGCACTGCTCGCGGCGCTCGAGAACGCGGACCTGGCGATCGGCGCCCGCTTCGCCGGCGCCGGCGACTACACGGTCCGCGGCCCGCGCAAGTGGGCGATGCGGATGCTGTCGCGCACCCTGAGCCGCACGGCCGGCACCACGCTCAGCGACACCACGTCCGGGTTCAAGGCGAGCGGTCCGCGCGCCGTCGCCCTCTTCGCCCGCAACTACCCTGCGGAGTACCTCGGCGACACCATCGAGGCGCTCGTGATCGCGGCTCGCGCCGGCTGCCGCATCGTGCAGGTGCCGGTGATCATGCGGCCGCGAGCCGCGGGCGTCCCGTCGCACAACCCGCTCAAGGCCGCGACCTACCTCGGCCGTGCCTTCCTCGCTCTCGGTTTCGCCCTCTTCCGCCCGATCGCCCCCGCCGAGAGGCAGCTGAACGCGTCGTGA
- a CDS encoding glycosyltransferase family 2 protein, with protein MTIDIMMPFYGDPGLFRAAVESVLAQTDPRWRLVVVDDVYPDTAPGEWVASLGDPRVEYVRNEVNLGVNGNFSKCVRLVGADYFVLMGCDDLMEPGYVASMLAAIETHPGAAYLQPGVTVIDDDGAAAMPLADRVKSWYRPRRREATVLTGQRLAVSLLRGNWTYFPSICWRTDTVREYGFDASFDVVLDLALQLDIVLDGGDLVLLPEHTFCYRRHEGSVSSWTAQDGTRFDEERAFFLDVKRRLRARGWRSAARVASAHVSSRLNAATRLPAALSTRDGAGIRSLLTHVFRGW; from the coding sequence GTGACGATCGACATCATGATGCCGTTCTACGGTGACCCGGGCCTGTTCCGCGCCGCCGTGGAGAGCGTCCTGGCGCAGACCGACCCGCGGTGGCGACTGGTCGTCGTCGACGACGTCTATCCCGACACCGCGCCGGGCGAATGGGTCGCATCGCTCGGCGATCCCCGGGTGGAGTACGTCCGGAACGAGGTGAACCTCGGGGTCAACGGCAACTTCTCCAAGTGCGTCCGGCTCGTCGGTGCCGACTACTTCGTGCTGATGGGTTGCGACGACCTGATGGAGCCCGGGTACGTGGCGTCCATGCTCGCGGCCATCGAGACGCATCCGGGAGCCGCCTACCTGCAGCCCGGCGTGACCGTGATCGACGACGACGGAGCGGCGGCGATGCCCCTCGCCGACCGGGTCAAGTCCTGGTACCGGCCGCGCCGACGCGAGGCGACCGTCCTGACCGGGCAGCGGCTCGCCGTGAGCCTCCTGCGTGGCAACTGGACGTACTTCCCCTCGATCTGCTGGCGGACCGACACCGTGCGCGAGTACGGGTTCGACGCGTCATTCGACGTCGTGCTCGACCTCGCTCTGCAGCTCGACATCGTGCTCGACGGCGGCGACCTCGTCCTCCTCCCCGAGCACACCTTCTGCTACCGCAGGCACGAGGGCAGCGTCTCTTCGTGGACGGCGCAGGACGGGACCCGTTTCGACGAGGAGCGCGCATTCTTCCTCGACGTCAAGCGACGACTCCGCGCACGCGGCTGGCGGAGCGCCGCGCGGGTGGCTTCCGCGCACGTCTCCAGTCGGCTGAATGCCGCCACCCGGCTCCCGGCGGCCCTCTCCACACGCGACGGTGCCGGCATCCGCTCGCTGCTCACGCACGTCTTCCGCGGCTGGTGA
- a CDS encoding lipopolysaccharide biosynthesis protein → MPRAAVDLHPFMCSGEPPITAFEPLNEPIPDPEEPGAPRSARSSVVLILAATAISGVAGYVVTWRVYTEAGAAGYGVFSVFWSALFLVVGVLFGLQQEATRATAHTERERAANTERHATVSAARTRSTSLWIFAAAAALLVGLLVLATSPLWAVPSLGAQNAGLAWFVAAGAALNCVVAAASGVMAGSGMWRQLAATVALDGILRVVGVTAVLSVTDDIVPLAIAVIAPFPLSLAIVFLSAPRALVANARVPIAARELVVNTGRTMLAASATAVLINGFPLVLSFFAGPDNHAQLGSLVLAVTLTRAPILVPLTALSSFLVSRFSHHPERTGRTVAYLLLLIAAVIAVLCAAAWLWGEPVMRFVFGPQFDLDAGVLAALIASSGLIGGLFVSGSAVLARNLHGLYAAGWVAASLVTLALLFLPLPLPQRAALALAAGPAVGLATHLVALRMLGGSRSTALA, encoded by the coding sequence GTGCCGCGCGCCGCGGTCGACCTCCATCCTTTCATGTGCTCAGGGGAGCCACCCATCACCGCTTTCGAACCGCTGAACGAACCCATTCCCGATCCCGAGGAGCCGGGGGCCCCTCGATCCGCCCGGTCGTCGGTCGTCCTGATCCTCGCCGCGACCGCGATCTCGGGGGTTGCGGGGTACGTGGTGACCTGGCGCGTCTACACGGAGGCGGGCGCCGCGGGCTACGGCGTCTTCTCGGTGTTCTGGTCCGCGCTCTTCCTCGTGGTGGGCGTGCTGTTCGGGCTCCAGCAGGAGGCGACGCGGGCGACGGCACATACGGAGAGGGAGCGCGCCGCGAACACAGAGCGGCATGCCACGGTATCCGCCGCTCGCACGCGCTCGACGTCCCTCTGGATCTTCGCCGCGGCCGCGGCGCTGCTGGTGGGTCTGCTGGTGCTCGCGACGAGCCCGCTCTGGGCGGTCCCGAGCCTGGGCGCCCAGAACGCCGGGCTGGCCTGGTTCGTGGCGGCGGGGGCTGCGCTGAACTGCGTCGTCGCGGCGGCATCCGGCGTCATGGCGGGGAGCGGGATGTGGCGCCAGCTGGCCGCCACCGTCGCGCTGGACGGCATCCTCCGGGTGGTCGGCGTGACCGCCGTCCTGAGCGTGACAGACGACATCGTGCCGCTCGCGATCGCGGTGATCGCGCCCTTCCCGCTGTCTCTCGCGATCGTCTTCCTCAGCGCACCGCGTGCCCTCGTGGCGAACGCACGCGTGCCGATCGCCGCTCGCGAGCTGGTCGTCAACACGGGCCGGACGATGCTCGCCGCGTCGGCCACGGCCGTCCTGATCAACGGCTTCCCGCTCGTCCTCTCGTTCTTCGCCGGGCCGGACAACCATGCGCAGCTCGGGTCGCTCGTGCTCGCCGTCACGCTCACGCGGGCGCCGATCCTGGTGCCGCTCACCGCGCTGTCGAGCTTCCTGGTGAGCCGCTTCTCGCACCATCCGGAGCGCACGGGCCGGACGGTCGCGTACCTCCTGCTGCTGATCGCCGCCGTCATCGCCGTGCTCTGCGCGGCGGCCTGGCTGTGGGGTGAGCCGGTGATGCGGTTCGTGTTCGGCCCGCAGTTCGACCTCGACGCCGGCGTGCTCGCCGCTCTGATCGCCTCGTCAGGCCTCATCGGAGGTCTTTTCGTGAGCGGCTCGGCGGTTCTCGCACGCAACCTGCACGGGCTCTACGCCGCGGGCTGGGTGGCGGCGTCGCTCGTCACGCTGGCGCTGCTGTTCCTACCGCTCCCGCTCCCCCAGCGCGCCGCGCTCGCCCTGGCCGCCGGCCCGGCGGTCGGACTCGCCACGCACCTCGTGGCGCTGCGGATGCTGGGCGGATCGCGGTCGACCGCGCTGGCCTGA
- a CDS encoding DUF2142 domain-containing protein has product MTDRQEPAARTRLPVRAFLVSWALLSLLCICWSFATPISGSPDEPAHIVRAASVVRGEWVGTPSPVGNVVTVPAYIARSQAVTCFAFHPAVDADCGIQEPADPDADTRSTTSAGLYNPLYYLAVGWPTLVVHDTGGIYAMRAVSALLTALFLALAFAVTTTLPHRRLAMLSYALAITPMMLFLGGTVNPNSLEAAATLAVFVAMLAIAFDRTAAGLRSNLWVVGAGIAVAVNARGLSPLWLVVALGVPLVLIPGPRLLALLRRPATIVTMAVSALFVIGALAWTLGSNSLANAIVKPDEALQFPGVGASPLTGFLRVLTGTVGYGQGLVGLFGWLDTPAPDVVVYLYGAGIAALVVAALLVLRGRRLLAFAILLAAFLLLPAIVQAAYIHGGGLIWQGRYNLPLFLCLIVGAAAFLGPRVELVAPTTMRRLILLVSVLAVGAQWWAFEATLRRYAVGGNGTLRLFLLGDAPWSPPGGNLLWLILSAVLIAASGVLLAVATWPRREAEVAVAPAVR; this is encoded by the coding sequence GTGACCGATCGACAGGAACCCGCCGCCCGGACGCGCCTCCCGGTACGCGCCTTCCTTGTGTCGTGGGCCCTCCTGAGCCTTCTCTGCATCTGCTGGAGCTTCGCCACCCCGATCTCCGGTTCGCCCGACGAGCCCGCCCACATCGTGCGAGCGGCCAGCGTCGTGCGCGGCGAATGGGTCGGCACCCCGAGCCCAGTGGGGAACGTCGTGACCGTTCCCGCCTACATCGCCCGGTCGCAGGCCGTCACGTGCTTCGCCTTCCACCCCGCCGTCGACGCCGACTGCGGCATCCAGGAACCCGCCGACCCGGACGCCGACACGCGGTCGACCACCAGCGCCGGCCTCTACAACCCGCTCTACTACCTCGCCGTCGGATGGCCGACGCTCGTCGTCCACGACACGGGCGGCATCTACGCCATGCGTGCGGTCAGCGCCCTCCTGACGGCGCTGTTCCTGGCCCTCGCCTTCGCGGTCACCACGACGCTGCCGCACCGGCGCCTCGCGATGCTCTCGTACGCCCTGGCGATCACGCCGATGATGCTGTTCCTCGGCGGCACGGTCAACCCCAACAGCCTGGAGGCGGCCGCGACTCTCGCGGTCTTCGTGGCGATGCTCGCGATCGCGTTCGATCGGACCGCCGCCGGATTGCGCTCCAACCTGTGGGTCGTCGGCGCCGGAATCGCCGTGGCGGTGAACGCTCGCGGACTCTCTCCCCTGTGGCTGGTGGTCGCCCTCGGCGTCCCCCTCGTGCTGATCCCCGGGCCACGCCTGCTCGCACTCCTGCGCCGCCCGGCCACGATCGTCACCATGGCGGTCTCCGCGCTCTTCGTCATCGGGGCGCTCGCCTGGACCCTCGGCTCCAACTCGCTGGCCAACGCCATCGTGAAGCCGGATGAGGCCCTCCAGTTCCCGGGCGTCGGCGCGTCGCCGCTGACCGGCTTCCTTCGCGTCCTCACCGGCACAGTGGGCTACGGTCAGGGCCTCGTCGGCCTCTTCGGCTGGCTGGACACTCCGGCGCCGGACGTCGTCGTGTATCTCTACGGCGCGGGGATCGCCGCTTTGGTCGTCGCGGCGCTTCTCGTCCTCCGCGGGCGGCGGCTTCTGGCCTTCGCCATCCTCCTCGCGGCCTTCCTGCTGCTGCCGGCAATCGTGCAGGCTGCCTACATCCACGGCGGGGGCCTCATCTGGCAGGGCCGTTACAACCTGCCGCTGTTCCTCTGCCTCATCGTGGGCGCCGCCGCGTTCCTCGGCCCGCGTGTCGAGCTGGTCGCCCCGACGACCATGCGGCGCCTCATCCTGCTCGTGTCCGTCCTCGCCGTCGGCGCGCAGTGGTGGGCGTTCGAGGCCACATTGCGCCGCTACGCGGTCGGCGGCAACGGCACCCTCCGGCTGTTCCTTCTCGGAGATGCGCCGTGGTCACCGCCCGGCGGGAACCTGCTGTGGCTGATCCTGAGCGCGGTGCTGATCGCCGCCTCCGGCGTGCTCCTCGCCGTGGCGACGTGGCCTCGCCGGGAGGCGGAGGTCGCCGTCGCGCCAGCCGTCCGGTGA